CCAATTGTGATGAAACCGCCATGCTCAAAAAACTTGATACGCCTCGATTGTGATTATATTCTGTCAATCCGTGGCATAGATCATCTTATAAGGAATGGGTGCCCGATGCAGTACAGCCGGTTTGGGCCAGATATGCTCCTCTGCCACGGTGAGCCAGTTGGCATCGGGCTTGACTTCCCGCAACCGTCCTCCCTCGGAGGGCAGGGCATGGGAGGTATAGTCGTACCGGACATTCAGAATACACACCACGTTTTTCCGCTGGCGGGCCACCACATAATTTTTGGTAAAACTGTTCCGGGATATCCCTCCCAGTTCCGCCAGAGATTTGACCCGATCATCCGGAATCTCCACCAGCACGGCTTTGGACACCCCTTTTTCATCCATGCGCAACAGGCCTCGGGACTCACTGGATGCCACATACACGGTGGTGATACCGTCAAACTGCCTGAAATACTGGGCCGCCACTGCAGCCGCCGTACGCCGGCCTCCGGCCATCACCGGAACCCCGTAATATTCGAACAGCTTTTTTTGAAGGTCTTCCGCATATTTATCCCCTTTTTCATACAAATCCTTGGAGATATACCGTAAATATCTGGCCAGATCTTCCGATGCATCGGCAATGGGCCAGTCCACCCGGACATGGAAATGGGTCAATGCGTACTGGATCCGGGTCTGACGGGAACGCTGGATCAGCAGGGCATAATCCACAGGCAACAAAGACCTGAGCAGGGCAAAAAACTGATCGGTTTCAAAATATTTGATATTGCGGTTGAAATTCTCCACATTGGGGAAATATTTGTGATGCAACAGGTTGGTTTTGGTGGTTTTGTTGGCATCAAAATAACGGATATATTTTTTATGCCTGTCGTCAATGGCATCTTCGCAGAAGATGATCAGAAAAGAATTCTGGGCCTCAAATTCCGTGGAAGGTATCCTGGCCCTGGGTTTTAGTTCCCGCAGTTCCACAAACGGATACGGGATTTTCATGCGTAAAAAATTATTATACGACCCCACCAGGGAATAACCGATGACAAACTGATCCAGTTCGTCTCTAAGTACCTCATAATAGGACCTTCTCAAACGGTCTTCCCTGCTCAGACATTCCCGTTTTTTGCAGAACTCGATCATTTCCCCCCTTTTTTTCAGGTCTGAAATTTTATCCCAAAGCCACGACGCCCGGCAACGGCTTGCCCTCCATCAAATGTAAAAATGCGCCCCCCCCGGTGGATACATAAGACACCTGATCAAACACGTTGCATTGTCTGGCAGCCAGACCGGTATCACCGCCGCCCACAAAACTGAAGGCATCGGCATCGGCAATGCCCCGGGCAACGGCACAGGTCCCGGCCATGAACCCAGGCATTTCAAACACACCCATGGGACCGTTCCATACAATGGTTTTTGCCCCGGCAAGGTTCCGCATAAACGTTTCAGCGGTTTTCGGCCCGATATCCATGATCATCCATCCGTCGGGCACTGCATTTAGTGCCACTGTTTTGGTCTGAGCGGTTTGTGCAAATGAATCCGCCACCACCAGATCCTCGGGCAAATGGACGGCAATCCTTTTTTCTTGGGCTTTGTTAAGAATTCTGGCTGCCGTATCCTTCAAATCCGGTTCTATCAGAGATGCCTTGGTGTCAATGCCCTGACTGAGCAGAAAAGTGTTGGCCATGGCACCGCCGATGATCATCTGATCCACTGTGTTGAGCATATTCTCCAACGCTGCCAGCTTGCTGGATACTTTGGCGCCCCCGATCACCGCCACCAAGGGTCTTTTGGGATTTTCAAACGCATCCGCATATGCATTCATTTCTCGTTCCAGCAGAAACCCGGCCCCTGCCTCGGGCACATGGGCCACCATGCCGGTAACCGACGCCTGTTCCCGATGGGATACGGCAAAGGCGTTGTTTACATACACATCACACAAACCGGCCAGTTTTCGAGCGAATCCGGGATCATTGGATTTTTCCTCTTTATGAAATCTCAAATTTTCCAGCAGCAGGATATCCCCATTTTTCATGGCCGTCACCTGATCGGTCACCGGGGATCCGATGCAATCGGACGCAAACATCACTTTTTTCTTTAAAAGTGCGGACAGATGTTCGGCCACCGGGGCCAGGCTGAACTTTTTTTCATATCCGCTCTTGGGCCGTCCCAGATGGGAGGCCAGAATTATTTTTGCCTGCTGGTCCTGAAGATACGCAATCAAATCCAGTGTCTGCCGTATTCGATTATCATCGGTGATCTTTCCCTGTTCATCCATGGGCAGATTATAATCCACCCGGACAAATACCCGCTTGCCTGCCATATCAATTTCTTGAACCGATCTCATTCAATCCTCCTTTTTTGCCTTGGCATGAATGCGCCGGTGCACCTGTTTTTTCCTGGACCAGCGTTCAAAAAAATTCATAATGCCCGCTTGTTCGCTGCGATCAATCAATTCTTCTTCCACTCTGGCCCCGTGTTTGGTGGCCATGGCCTGCTTCAGACACCGGGTTTTGACCGGACAATGATAAAAACACGACTCTGGGGTCTGTCTCAACCCGTTTGTCTGCAGGGGAAATACTTTTTCAAGTTCGCCGAAACACGGCGGCAGGTTATCTTCTTCCATGGTCATCGGATGCGCTGAATTCCTTTTGAAAC
The window above is part of the Desulfotignum phosphitoxidans DSM 13687 genome. Proteins encoded here:
- a CDS encoding phosphoglycerate kinase, giving the protein MRSVQEIDMAGKRVFVRVDYNLPMDEQGKITDDNRIRQTLDLIAYLQDQQAKIILASHLGRPKSGYEKKFSLAPVAEHLSALLKKKVMFASDCIGSPVTDQVTAMKNGDILLLENLRFHKEEKSNDPGFARKLAGLCDVYVNNAFAVSHREQASVTGMVAHVPEAGAGFLLEREMNAYADAFENPKRPLVAVIGGAKVSSKLAALENMLNTVDQMIIGGAMANTFLLSQGIDTKASLIEPDLKDTAARILNKAQEKRIAVHLPEDLVVADSFAQTAQTKTVALNAVPDGWMIMDIGPKTAETFMRNLAGAKTIVWNGPMGVFEMPGFMAGTCAVARGIADADAFSFVGGGDTGLAARQCNVFDQVSYVSTGGGAFLHLMEGKPLPGVVALG